The Arachis hypogaea cultivar Tifrunner chromosome 19, arahy.Tifrunner.gnm2.J5K5, whole genome shotgun sequence genome has a window encoding:
- the LOC140182271 gene encoding secreted RxLR effector protein 161-like, giving the protein MAQCSASPVPIQKGDKFSLMQCPKNNLERKQMEGIPYASVVGILMYAQTCTRPDISFAVGMLGRYQSNPGLDHWKAAKKVLRYLQGTKEHMLTYRRSNHLEVIGYSYSNFSGCIDTRKSTFGYLYLLAGGAISWKSAKQSVIATSTMEAEFVACFEAMVQAKWLRNFFSGLKIVDSIARPLKIYCDNSAAIFFSKNDKYSKRAKHMELKYFAVKEEVQKQRVSIEHISTNIMVADPLTKGLPPKIFTSHVERMGIMNL; this is encoded by the coding sequence ATGGCACAATGCTCAGCATCACCCGTTCCAATTCAAAAAGGAGACAAGTTTAGTCTCATGCAATGTCCAAAGAATAATTTGGAACGAAAACAGATGGAAGGAATTCCATATGCATCTGTTGTTGGGATTTTGATGTATGCTCAGACTTGCACAAGGCCAGATATCAGCTTTGCAGTTGGTATGCTTGGTAGATACCAAAGTAACCCAGGATTGGATCATTGGAAAGCTGCAAAGAAAGTTTTAAGGTATCTGCAAGGGACAAAAGAACATATGCTTACTTATAGGAGATCTAATCACCTTGAAGTGATTGGATATTCATATTCAAATTTTTCCGGTTGCATAGATAcaagaaaatccacttttggtTATTTGTATCTCTTAGCTGGAGGAGCAATATCATGGAAGAGTGCGAAGCAGTCAGTAATTGCTACTTCTACAATGGAAGCTGAATTTGTGGCATGCTTTGAGGCCATGGTTCAGGCTAAGTGGTTGCGGAACTTTTTTTCAGGGCTTAAAATTGTTGACAGTATTGCTAGGCCACTGAAAATTTATTGTGATAACTCTGcagcaatttttttttctaaaaacgaCAAGTATTCCAAACGTGCTAAACATATGGAATTGAAATACTTTGCCGTTAAAGAAGAAGTTCAGAAACAAAGAGTGTCAATAGAGCACATTAGCACCAATATTATGGTTGCTGATCCTTTGACTAAAGGGTTACCGCCCAAAATATTTACTAGTCATGTTGAAAGGATGGGTATTATGAATTTATAG